The Tenuifilum thalassicum genome includes the window AAAAGGATAAAGGATAAAGGTTGACCCGTGTGACCCGTCCTAAATAAAGGCTACATTAAAATGTAGACATGAGAAAAATCAATTTCGTTTCAAGCTGAACCTTACGCGGCCCAACCTTTCATCCTGAGCGAAGCAAAGGAACTATGACGCACCTACTTGGGGCTATCAATTTTCTAAAAACTAAAAGCTAAACACGGTACTTCAGCTCTTCCGACTCCTAGAGATATTTCGGATTCGCTCCGTATCCTTCCTCCTGAGACCCCCTCCAACTTCCCAGTTGAGCCAAGGCTGTAAGAAGCAATAAACGAGCCGTGTTCGGCGGCGGTTGCACCGCCGTCGGACTATTTGTTACAGGCTGCGCCAGAGTTTTCACTTGTTCGCGCGCGTCTTCTGCGCCCATGTTCCCCCTTGTTCCTTGTTCGGGCGCATCTTCTATTGAAGCGTGTGCTCTTCCTTACCAGATGATTCTTGGTTTGCACTAGCAACAGTATTAAAATACAGCACTCGTCATAAGACGAGCGCTAACGGCGGTGCAATACATGGTTCAAAGTTCAAGGTTCAAGATTTGACCAACAATTTGATCCACTGTTTGCAAGATAATGGCATGAAAGGCTGTCCCGCCAATGGGTCGTGGGCGGGTCGTTGTGTGGGGTAAAGCAAGCGTTGCTGTTAAAGCCATGAAAAGACATGGCGAGTTGCGCCGCGCGGCAGACACGACCACAGGGTACCAATTAGAACAGGTTTTTCAGCCTTGATCTTTTGCTTCTTTTGCATCAAGGCAAAAGAAGGGGAAACAAACGTGGCTTCGGCAAGCTCAGCCAACACCAAGCGCTTACTAGGCGGGTGCGGCGTGACAAGGCGTTGCCGATTCCTTCCGATTATTTCCGAATCATTCTTCTAACTTCCTCATATTCTTCAACACGAAATGCTTCGACAAGCTCAGCATGATAAAGGTTTCCGACTCCTGAATATTTCCAAATCATTCCGATACATTCTTCAAGAAGAGATGCCTCGACTACGCTTGGCATGACAAGGGGCTTCTGTCTCCTTCCGTATCATTCTTTTAACTTCCTGTAACTCCCATTAACTTCCACAACTTTCAGAAAATTTCCCATTCAACACCGAAACTAGTCAGATTGCTCTAGTCACTTACAACCTCAACTCTTACAGCCGATAACTTGAATGGCGCAATACGGCTATAGGGGTCGAGCTCGTCGCGGGTTAACCTGTTAACCTGAGCCTCAGAAAAATGCCAGGGCATAAACAGCTCACCCTCCAACACCTCATCGGCTATTCGAACTTGGGTTTGCAAAGAGCCACGTTTAGAGGTTAACTTAACTATTCCCCCATGTTTAATCCCTAACTTCTGTGCATCATTTGGATGTATGATAACGTAAGGATGGTTAATAAATTCAGTTAGGGCTTTATTTTTCCTACTCATGGTACCTGTGTGGTAGTGGTAAAGGATTCTACCAGAGTTAAGAATATATGGGAATTCTGGTGTAGCCCGTTCGGATTGATCAACGTGCTCAACTGGGAACAGCTTGGCCTTTCCGCTAGGGGTGTTAAACTTATCGAGGTAAAGAGTAGAAGTTCCAGGATGGTCAGGCGACGGGCATGGCCATTGTATCCCATGATTTTCCAAGCGGCTATGAGATATACCTGCCATAATTGGAGTAACCTTTGCTAGCTCTTCAAAAATCTCGGCCTCATCGGAATAGTTGGGCATTGGCTTGCCCATTCTGGCTGCAAGTTCATGAATAATACGCCAGTCGTCTCTGGCCTCACCTGGGCTATCAATTGCTTTACGAACGCGAAGCACGCGTCTATCGCTATTAACAAAAGTGCCATTTTTCTCAGCCCACGATGCTGCAGGCAATACAACATGTGCAAGTTGAGCTGTTTCTGTTAAGAAAATATCTTGGACAACTAAGAACTCTAAGCTTTTAAGCGCCTGTTCGGTATGGTTAAGATTAGGGTCGCTAATCATGGGATTCTCTCCCATAATGTAAAGCCCTTTTATTTTGCCTTGGTTTGCTGCTTGAACAATCTCTACTGTAGTGAGGCCTGGTTTTTCAGAAAGGTTCTCAAATGGCACACCCCAAACTTGTGCAACATAACGACGGTTCTCCTCGTTGGCTACCGGGATATATCCGGGATACATGGCAGGATGGCAACCAACATCAGTTGCGCCTTGAACGTTATTTTGTCCGCGTGGTGGGTCTATACCACAACGCTCTTTCCCAATTTTGCCTGTTACCAATATCAAGTTCAGAAGACTAAAAACATTATGCGTTCCAGTTACCTGCTGGCTCATTCCCATTCCAGTTGCCACCATAGCCGTTTTTGCTGTTCCATAAATGCGAGCAGCCTCCTTTATCTTTTCAGCAGGAACTCCTGTTATCTTTTCGGTATATTCAGGTGTATATTTATCAACCAAAGATTTTAATTCCAAAAAGGTTTGCATTCCGCCTTCAACTCGGTTCTCTATAAAATCGTGGTCAATCCAGTTATTGACAATAACTTCCCTAACCATACCATTTAAAAGGGCTACATCGGTTCCTAAACGAGGTTGTAGCCAAAGCGTTGAATAGTTAACTAGCGGAGTCCATTTTGGGTCAATAACAATGATTTTCATCCCTTTAGCTGCACCTCGTTTTACATAGGTTGCTGTTATGGGATGAGTTTCAATCATGTTATTCCCTGTAACAATAAGACACTCTGTTGTTTCAAAATCCTCAATTGAGTTGCTTGCAGCACCATCGCCAATGGATTTTAACATGGCAGTAACAGTTGATGCATGGCAAAGTCGTGTACAATAGTCGATATTGTTAGTTCCAAAAACGGTTCTAATGAACTTTTGAAAAATGTAGTTGTCCTCATTAGTACACTTTGCCGAAGCATAGCCTGCTAGGGAATTGGGGCCGTATTGTGCCTTAATCGAATTAAACTTATGAGCAATCAGATCAAGCGCCTCATCCCACGATGCCTCTACGAATTTTCCATTTTTACGAATAAGTGGTGTAGTTAATCTTTCAGGACTATGGACGAACTCATACCCGAAGCGTCCCTTAACGCAAAGTCGACCATCGTTGGGCAATACACCCTCAACACCATTGCTCCGAACAATCTTTCCGTTCTGAACAAGCAGCTCAATTTGGCATCCAACGCCACAATATGGGCATGTTGTACGAACCTTCTTTTCTATTCTTTCAAGATTGATTTCGTTTCGATTTGGCTTTTCAACAATAGCACCAGTTGGGCAAAGCTGAACGCACTCGCCACAACCATCGCACTCGCTTTCAGCCCAAACCCCTGTACCTGCAACGATATATGAGTTTAACCCGCGTTCATAAAACGATAAAACATTCTTCCCCTGCACCTCATCGCATGCTTTAATACAACGGAAGCACTTAATACACTTTGATGGGTCGTAGGTTAATACGGGAGAGCTATCATCAACCTTAAATTCGACATTGGGTTGAACAGGTTTAAAAAGCCTACTCTCTGGCTTTTCGAGGTTATACTGTAACATCAAATCGCGTAGCTCATCATGATAGGTGTAATCATAATCGATGTCTTGTTCGCTAAGCAGGTAATCTAGGAGAAATCGACGAGTATCTTCAAGTTCTTGGTCAAAGGCTGTAATCTGCATTCCCTCAGCCACTTTTACAGAACAAGAAGCAACCATTCCTCGCTGCCCTTCAATTTTCACAAGGCATAACCTACACGCTCCAGTTGGTGAAATTTTATGGTGATAGCAAAGTCCTGGTATGTTAAATCCATTAAGCCTTGCTTCGTGGAGAAGATTTGCGCCCTCAGTTGCAAGAATCTCCTTTCCATCAATATATATTTTAACCTTATTTGCCATGTTCTTAATGTTTTGCAGAGTTAGACTCTAAAATATTTTGCCAAAGGCTTCGTAGAGGTAAAATAGGCGATTGTCCGAGCGGACAAAGCGAAGTTTTGGCAATTATATCAGCCTGACGAATTAATTCAGGATAAATATTTGATGGGTTAAAGTGATTTTTATTAATTTCATTAACTAGATGGTTATAAAGTTGGGATGTTCCTACTCTACAAGGTATGCACTTACCACAACTTTCATGCTTAAAAAACTTTAGGATATTCAGCATGGTATCGTTTAAATTACGAGTATCATCGAAAACGATAATTGCACCTGAGCCCAGTGTAAGCCCTACCTCTTTCAATTTATCATAGCCCATCTGCACATCGAGGTGTTTCTTTGATGCGAAAGTTCCTGCAGCACCTCCGAGTAGAGCTGCACCAAATCCTTTTCCATCTTTTATTCCGCCTGCAACATCAAATACCAACTCTTTAAGAGTCATGCCAAACGGAAACTCATAGTATCCAGGTTTATTAACATCACCACTAATTGTAAATATTTTAGTTCCAGGGGAATTTTCGGTTCCAATTGACCTATACCATTTGGCCCCATTAAGAATAATAGAGGGGAAGTTTGCAAGGGTTTCAACATTATTAATTAGAGTTGGCGCCCCCCAAAGCCCATGTTCAGCTGGATAAGGTGGTTTAATTCGCGGATACCCTCGTTTGCCTTCAACGGACTCAATAAGGGTAAGCTCCTCGCCACAAAGATACGACCCAGCGCCTCGTCTTATTTCAAGGTCAAAATCGAACCCACTGCCTAGAATGTTCTTGCCAAGGAACCCATGCTTGTAGGCCTGCTCAATTGCTAGTTGAACCCTTTGAATGCTAAGTTTATACTCGCCGCGAATATAAACAAACCCCCTATGAGCATTTACGCTATATGCTGCTATTACCATCCCCTCAATTAGGGTATGAGGGTCGGTTTCCATAATAATCCTATCCTTAAAGGTTCCAGGCTCCCCCTCGTCGGCATTGCAAATCACATACTTCTCACAATCGGAACAAATAACAGCAGCTGCTTTTTCCTTTGCACCAGTAGGAAAGCCAGCCCCTCCTCGTCCTCTTAAACCAGAGTCGTAAATCTCCTCGTAGATACCAAGAGGTTCACTTTTAAGGGCTTTTCGCAGAGCCTGATAGCCATCGGCTGAAATAAATTCTTCGATGCTTTCGGGGTTTATTAATCCCGAATTACGCAATGCTATTCGGTATTCTTTTAGCATATCAAAAGGGTTATTTGTTCTGGGAATACTGTTTCAGAATATTATCGACCATACCTGGTGTTAAATTACCATACATATCAAGATTAACCATCATGGCTGGAGCCGCTGCACAGTTGCCAAGACATTCAGAAGTTTCCAGCGTAAAAAGCTCATCGGGGGTTGTTTCTCCTACCTTAACATTAAGTTTCTTCTCTAAGTATTCAATTAAGTTTTCAGCCCCCATCATGCTACAAACGGGCGAAGCACATATACGAATAACATACTTACCTCTGGGCTTATCGCTAAACATTGAATAGTATCCAATAACGCCATAAACTTGAGCCTTTTTAATGTTCAAGTGCTTTGCCACCTTCTGTACTACCTCTGGTGGTATATAGCTATTCGGATTTTTGTTTTGTATTTCGTGAAGTATTTCCAGTAGGTAATCTTTACTCTTTGGAAACTCACTAAGTATTTTTTCCACTTCCATGGCTAAATAATTTCGCATTAAGTTAATCCAAAAAGGAAACCTGCGCAATAGATATCGCTAATTTAGAATTAGACTATCAAACCTCTCTAAAATCTGAATTAGAAGTGATTTTACAAATATTTTATGCAAAAAATTCTACAAAAAATCGATTAAACCTTAAATTGATAAGAACACAAAGCAAAAGTGGATACCTGCCATTGAAAGACACAGTATCAACACAGAATTTAAATCCAATTCTATAAAAGCAATTATGCTAGCACTTGCTAAGAGTGATTTTTAGCACAAGTTACTTAGCAAAGTATAAACCTGCCTCAGGTCCAAGCGGCAATCCTAAAATAATCCAAACTATAAGCAGTAAAGCCCAAGCAATAAAAAAAGCAACGGAATAAGGTAACATGGTGGATATTAATGTACCTATACCCGATTTTGAGTCATACTTTTCAAAATAAACAATTATAAGAGCAAAAAAGCTCATCATTGGAGAGATGACATTCGTTACGCTATCGCCTATGCGAAAAACAGCCTGTGATAATTCTGGCGAGTATCCCAGTAACATAAACATTGGAATAAATACTGGTCCCATAATAGCCCATTTAGCTGAAGCGCTCCCCATAAACATATTAATGAAGCCAGAAATAATGATAAAAAGAATAGCCAAAGGAATTAGTCCAATATCGGCACTATGAAGGAAAGAAGCTCCTTTAACAGCAACTAGTAATCCCAGGTTACTCCATTTAAACCACGCAACAAACTGAGCAGCAAAAAAGACTAAAACCAGGAATGATATCAAACCTTTAAAGCTTGAGTTCATGCCAGCAATAACATCTTGATGCTTTTTAAATGTTCCGCTTTTATAGCCATAAACAACCCCACAAGTTCCAGAGATAATAAAAAGAACCGCAATAAATCCCTTCAATACAGGGGAATGAAGAATGCTATTATCCGCACCTCTTAAAAACCCATGATCAGGAATTAACCCCAAGGCAATAACAACCAAAAATAAAAGGAGAGTCAC containing:
- the fdhF gene encoding formate dehydrogenase subunit alpha; this translates as MANKVKIYIDGKEILATEGANLLHEARLNGFNIPGLCYHHKISPTGACRLCLVKIEGQRGMVASCSVKVAEGMQITAFDQELEDTRRFLLDYLLSEQDIDYDYTYHDELRDLMLQYNLEKPESRLFKPVQPNVEFKVDDSSPVLTYDPSKCIKCFRCIKACDEVQGKNVLSFYERGLNSYIVAGTGVWAESECDGCGECVQLCPTGAIVEKPNRNEINLERIEKKVRTTCPYCGVGCQIELLVQNGKIVRSNGVEGVLPNDGRLCVKGRFGYEFVHSPERLTTPLIRKNGKFVEASWDEALDLIAHKFNSIKAQYGPNSLAGYASAKCTNEDNYIFQKFIRTVFGTNNIDYCTRLCHASTVTAMLKSIGDGAASNSIEDFETTECLIVTGNNMIETHPITATYVKRGAAKGMKIIVIDPKWTPLVNYSTLWLQPRLGTDVALLNGMVREVIVNNWIDHDFIENRVEGGMQTFLELKSLVDKYTPEYTEKITGVPAEKIKEAARIYGTAKTAMVATGMGMSQQVTGTHNVFSLLNLILVTGKIGKERCGIDPPRGQNNVQGATDVGCHPAMYPGYIPVANEENRRYVAQVWGVPFENLSEKPGLTTVEIVQAANQGKIKGLYIMGENPMISDPNLNHTEQALKSLEFLVVQDIFLTETAQLAHVVLPAASWAEKNGTFVNSDRRVLRVRKAIDSPGEARDDWRIIHELAARMGKPMPNYSDEAEIFEELAKVTPIMAGISHSRLENHGIQWPCPSPDHPGTSTLYLDKFNTPSGKAKLFPVEHVDQSERATPEFPYILNSGRILYHYHTGTMSRKNKALTEFINHPYVIIHPNDAQKLGIKHGGIVKLTSKRGSLQTQVRIADEVLEGELFMPWHFSEAQVNRLTRDELDPYSRIAPFKLSAVRVEVVSD
- a CDS encoding complex I 51 kDa subunit family protein; protein product: MLKEYRIALRNSGLINPESIEEFISADGYQALRKALKSEPLGIYEEIYDSGLRGRGGAGFPTGAKEKAAAVICSDCEKYVICNADEGEPGTFKDRIIMETDPHTLIEGMVIAAYSVNAHRGFVYIRGEYKLSIQRVQLAIEQAYKHGFLGKNILGSGFDFDLEIRRGAGSYLCGEELTLIESVEGKRGYPRIKPPYPAEHGLWGAPTLINNVETLANFPSIILNGAKWYRSIGTENSPGTKIFTISGDVNKPGYYEFPFGMTLKELVFDVAGGIKDGKGFGAALLGGAAGTFASKKHLDVQMGYDKLKEVGLTLGSGAIIVFDDTRNLNDTMLNILKFFKHESCGKCIPCRVGTSQLYNHLVNEINKNHFNPSNIYPELIRQADIIAKTSLCPLGQSPILPLRSLWQNILESNSAKH
- the nuoE gene encoding NADH-quinone oxidoreductase subunit NuoE, which produces MRNYLAMEVEKILSEFPKSKDYLLEILHEIQNKNPNSYIPPEVVQKVAKHLNIKKAQVYGVIGYYSMFSDKPRGKYVIRICASPVCSMMGAENLIEYLEKKLNVKVGETTPDELFTLETSECLGNCAAAPAMMVNLDMYGNLTPGMVDNILKQYSQNK